Proteins from one Triplophysa dalaica isolate WHDGS20190420 chromosome 6, ASM1584641v1, whole genome shotgun sequence genomic window:
- the catip gene encoding ciliogenesis-associated TTC17-interacting protein isoform X3 has translation MGDSETTPIETEEPKASVNAIEFIKNISPRDVEKCVFADSLVTVSDSGRELGDFSVSVSRASCNEELCFLLHASSHGVIDEVPCGTSIVAYISERLEILEENQHEYVKLEHKMLDRKVHMVRQDDQLMVNRTISEKEKIVPENMTFLSFDADSVISKSTYRALGWKKQKICEELVNTFGIERTVFSAKDTSSTWHCFFLPEGHLVSRVQLGSPAMMKLLHLPLLLDGVDKKQIPVFEKKPLIWEEDMELYSKFLDRKEELKADYTSHIRQHPELKALMADFLQFLLLRKPSDVFSFARDFFAPFASQSPPGNPCKESPNPTFPEVLDNKP, from the exons ATGGGGGACAGCGAAACAACTCCGATCGAAACAGAAGAGCCGAAAGCTTCAGTTAATGCTATTgagtttattaaaaacatct CACCCAGGGATGtggagaaatgtgtttttgcgGATTCACTGGTGACCGTGTCAGATTCGGGCAGAGAACTGGGAGATTTCTCTGTGAGTGTCAGTAGGGCGAGCTGCAATGAAGAGCTCTGCTTTCTCCTTCATGCCAGCAGTCATGGTGTGATTGATGAAGTCCCTTGCGGCACATCAATTGTGG CTTATATATCTGAAAGGCTTGAGATATTGGAAGAAAATCAACATGAATATGTAAAg CTGGAACATAAGATGCTGGATAGGAAGGTACATATGGTTAGACAAGATGATCAGCTTATGGTAAACAGGACTATATCAGAGAAGGAG AAGATTGTTCCAGAAAACATGACATTTCTATCATTTGATGCAGATTCGGTGATATCGAAGTCAACCTAT AGAGCACTCGGGTGGAAGAAACAGAAGATTTGTGAAGAACTGGTCAACACATTTGGAATAGAAAGAACTGTGTTTTCTGCAAAAGACACCTCTTCAACTTGGCATTGCTTCTTTCTGCCTGAGGG GCATCTAGTAAGCAGAGTACAATTGGGTTCACCCGCAATGATGAAGCTACTGCATTTGCCTCTCTTGCTAGATGGAG TGGACAAAAAACAGATTCCTGTGTTTGAGAAGAAGCCACTCATTTGGGAAGAAGACATGGAACTTTACTCAAAGTTTCTTGACAGaaag GAGGAACTCAAAGCAGATTACACCTCCCACATCAGACAGCACCCGGAACTAAAAGCTTTAATGGCGGATTTCCTCCAATTCCTGCTGTTGAGGAAACCATCAGATGTCTTCTCATTTGCTCGTGACTTCTTTGCACCCTTTGCTTCTCAAAGTCCCCCAGGAAATCCCTGTAAAGAGTCACCAAACCCAACATTTCCAGAAGTGCTGGATAACAAACCCTAA
- the catip gene encoding ciliogenesis-associated TTC17-interacting protein isoform X1 has translation MGDSETTPIETEEPKASVNAIEFIKNISPRDVEKCVFADSLVTVSDSGRELGDFSVSVSRASCNEELCFLLHASSHGVIDEVPCGTSIVAYISERLEILEENQHEYVKLEHKMLDRKVHMVRQDDQLMVNRTISEKEGVKTQTHTFPLSSLTGLVSEASNFLILRILSLQKIVPENMTFLSFDADSVISKSTYRALGWKKQKICEELVNTFGIERTVFSAKDTSSTWHCFFLPEGHLVSRVQLGSPAMMKLLHLPLLLDGVDKKQIPVFEKKPLIWEEDMELYSKFLDRKEELKADYTSHIRQHPELKALMADFLQFLLLRKPSDVFSFARDFFAPFASQSPPGNPCKESPNPTFPEVLDNKP, from the exons ATGGGGGACAGCGAAACAACTCCGATCGAAACAGAAGAGCCGAAAGCTTCAGTTAATGCTATTgagtttattaaaaacatct CACCCAGGGATGtggagaaatgtgtttttgcgGATTCACTGGTGACCGTGTCAGATTCGGGCAGAGAACTGGGAGATTTCTCTGTGAGTGTCAGTAGGGCGAGCTGCAATGAAGAGCTCTGCTTTCTCCTTCATGCCAGCAGTCATGGTGTGATTGATGAAGTCCCTTGCGGCACATCAATTGTGG CTTATATATCTGAAAGGCTTGAGATATTGGAAGAAAATCAACATGAATATGTAAAg CTGGAACATAAGATGCTGGATAGGAAGGTACATATGGTTAGACAAGATGATCAGCTTATGGTAAACAGGACTATATCAGAGAAGGAG GGAGTGAAGACGCAAACCCACACATTTCCATTGAGCTCTTTAACAGGCCTTGTATCCGAGGCTTCCAACTTCCTGATCCTGCGCATACTTTCTCTGCAGAAGATTGTTCCAGAAAACATGACATTTCTATCATTTGATGCAGATTCGGTGATATCGAAGTCAACCTAT AGAGCACTCGGGTGGAAGAAACAGAAGATTTGTGAAGAACTGGTCAACACATTTGGAATAGAAAGAACTGTGTTTTCTGCAAAAGACACCTCTTCAACTTGGCATTGCTTCTTTCTGCCTGAGGG GCATCTAGTAAGCAGAGTACAATTGGGTTCACCCGCAATGATGAAGCTACTGCATTTGCCTCTCTTGCTAGATGGAG TGGACAAAAAACAGATTCCTGTGTTTGAGAAGAAGCCACTCATTTGGGAAGAAGACATGGAACTTTACTCAAAGTTTCTTGACAGaaag GAGGAACTCAAAGCAGATTACACCTCCCACATCAGACAGCACCCGGAACTAAAAGCTTTAATGGCGGATTTCCTCCAATTCCTGCTGTTGAGGAAACCATCAGATGTCTTCTCATTTGCTCGTGACTTCTTTGCACCCTTTGCTTCTCAAAGTCCCCCAGGAAATCCCTGTAAAGAGTCACCAAACCCAACATTTCCAGAAGTGCTGGATAACAAACCCTAA
- the catip gene encoding ciliogenesis-associated TTC17-interacting protein isoform X2, with product MTASLPWKPKMLITPRDVEKCVFADSLVTVSDSGRELGDFSVSVSRASCNEELCFLLHASSHGVIDEVPCGTSIVAYISERLEILEENQHEYVKLEHKMLDRKVHMVRQDDQLMVNRTISEKEGVKTQTHTFPLSSLTGLVSEASNFLILRILSLQKIVPENMTFLSFDADSVISKSTYRALGWKKQKICEELVNTFGIERTVFSAKDTSSTWHCFFLPEGHLVSRVQLGSPAMMKLLHLPLLLDGVDKKQIPVFEKKPLIWEEDMELYSKFLDRKEELKADYTSHIRQHPELKALMADFLQFLLLRKPSDVFSFARDFFAPFASQSPPGNPCKESPNPTFPEVLDNKP from the exons CACCCAGGGATGtggagaaatgtgtttttgcgGATTCACTGGTGACCGTGTCAGATTCGGGCAGAGAACTGGGAGATTTCTCTGTGAGTGTCAGTAGGGCGAGCTGCAATGAAGAGCTCTGCTTTCTCCTTCATGCCAGCAGTCATGGTGTGATTGATGAAGTCCCTTGCGGCACATCAATTGTGG CTTATATATCTGAAAGGCTTGAGATATTGGAAGAAAATCAACATGAATATGTAAAg CTGGAACATAAGATGCTGGATAGGAAGGTACATATGGTTAGACAAGATGATCAGCTTATGGTAAACAGGACTATATCAGAGAAGGAG GGAGTGAAGACGCAAACCCACACATTTCCATTGAGCTCTTTAACAGGCCTTGTATCCGAGGCTTCCAACTTCCTGATCCTGCGCATACTTTCTCTGCAGAAGATTGTTCCAGAAAACATGACATTTCTATCATTTGATGCAGATTCGGTGATATCGAAGTCAACCTAT AGAGCACTCGGGTGGAAGAAACAGAAGATTTGTGAAGAACTGGTCAACACATTTGGAATAGAAAGAACTGTGTTTTCTGCAAAAGACACCTCTTCAACTTGGCATTGCTTCTTTCTGCCTGAGGG GCATCTAGTAAGCAGAGTACAATTGGGTTCACCCGCAATGATGAAGCTACTGCATTTGCCTCTCTTGCTAGATGGAG TGGACAAAAAACAGATTCCTGTGTTTGAGAAGAAGCCACTCATTTGGGAAGAAGACATGGAACTTTACTCAAAGTTTCTTGACAGaaag GAGGAACTCAAAGCAGATTACACCTCCCACATCAGACAGCACCCGGAACTAAAAGCTTTAATGGCGGATTTCCTCCAATTCCTGCTGTTGAGGAAACCATCAGATGTCTTCTCATTTGCTCGTGACTTCTTTGCACCCTTTGCTTCTCAAAGTCCCCCAGGAAATCCCTGTAAAGAGTCACCAAACCCAACATTTCCAGAAGTGCTGGATAACAAACCCTAA